From the genome of Sphingomonas sp. HMP6, one region includes:
- a CDS encoding glycosyltransferase family 4 protein, which yields MQASDLRVALFSGNYNYTRDGANQTLNLLVGHLLSRGVKVRIYAPTSRKPAFPPTGDLVSAPSIKIPLRGEYKLTRGMGHRVRHDLDAFAPNMIHVSAPDRLGHKALNYAEAHGIASVASYHSRFETYMQYYGLGFLVRPMINIQKRFYSRVDEVLAPSQMMGEILHDWGVPTPVTRWSRGVNHARFTPGRRDLAWRRSLGIGDDEILVGFLGRLVKEKGLDVFAQAMRALDARGVKHRTFVIGEGPAKDWFAQQVPDAVFAGFLTGDDLGRAVASMDVFFNPSLTETFGNVTLEAMAAGVPVVAARASGAVGLIDDGVTGLIVPPTDISGYADALQRFCEDDAFRTAAGAAGHAEAATYQWDRINQVVLDTYLRVLERRGTSAG from the coding sequence ATGCAAGCATCCGACCTCCGCGTGGCGCTGTTCAGCGGCAACTATAATTATACGCGCGACGGCGCGAACCAGACGCTCAACCTGCTCGTCGGGCATTTGCTCAGCCGCGGCGTGAAAGTGCGGATCTATGCGCCGACCAGCCGCAAGCCTGCATTCCCGCCGACTGGTGACTTGGTCAGCGCGCCCTCGATCAAGATTCCGCTGCGTGGCGAATACAAGCTGACGCGTGGCATGGGGCACCGCGTGCGGCACGATCTCGATGCGTTCGCGCCCAACATGATCCACGTCTCGGCGCCCGACCGGCTCGGCCACAAGGCGCTGAACTATGCCGAGGCACATGGCATCGCGAGCGTCGCATCGTACCATTCGCGCTTCGAGACCTATATGCAGTATTACGGCCTGGGTTTCCTGGTCCGCCCGATGATCAACATCCAGAAGCGCTTTTACAGCCGAGTCGACGAAGTGCTCGCGCCCAGCCAGATGATGGGCGAAATCCTGCACGACTGGGGCGTGCCGACGCCGGTCACGCGCTGGTCACGCGGGGTGAACCATGCGCGCTTCACCCCCGGACGGCGCGACCTTGCGTGGCGGCGCAGCCTCGGCATCGGCGATGACGAGATTTTGGTCGGGTTCCTCGGCCGACTGGTCAAGGAAAAAGGCCTCGACGTGTTCGCCCAGGCGATGCGCGCGCTCGATGCGCGCGGCGTGAAGCACCGAACCTTCGTGATCGGCGAAGGGCCGGCCAAGGACTGGTTCGCGCAGCAGGTGCCCGATGCGGTGTTCGCCGGGTTCTTGACCGGCGACGATCTCGGCCGCGCGGTCGCATCAATGGATGTGTTCTTCAACCCGAGCCTGACCGAGACCTTTGGCAATGTGACGCTGGAGGCGATGGCGGCGGGCGTCCCCGTCGTCGCGGCACGCGCGAGTGGTGCGGTCGGATTGATCGACGACGGGGTGACTGGGCTGATCGTCCCGCCGACCGACATTTCGGGCTATGCCGACGCGCTGCAACGCTTTTGCGAGGATGACGCGTTCCGCACCGCGGCGGGTGCCGCAGGCCATGCCGAGGCGGCGACTTACCAATGGGACCGGATCAATCAGGTCGTGCTCGACACGTACCTGCGCGTCCTGGAGCGGCGGGGAACGAGCGCCGGTTAA
- a CDS encoding endonuclease domain-containing protein, translated as MYPVRRQISPHAARLRRERTDVEDSIWQSLRNRQCDSFKFRFQSTIGAFVVDFLCVEARLIVELDGGQHSEAVDVARTRFLEAKGYRVLRFWNSDVVENRDGVLEAIRLALAARMSERRRPSPNPSRESERGIE; from the coding sequence ATGTACCCCGTCCGCCGCCAGATCAGCCCTCACGCCGCGCGCCTCCGTCGAGAGCGGACGGACGTTGAGGATTCAATCTGGCAATCCCTGCGCAACCGCCAATGCGATAGCTTCAAATTTCGGTTCCAATCCACCATTGGTGCGTTCGTGGTCGATTTTCTGTGCGTCGAAGCAAGGTTGATCGTCGAACTTGACGGGGGGCAGCATAGCGAGGCGGTGGATGTTGCACGCACGCGCTTTCTTGAGGCGAAGGGATATCGCGTGCTTCGTTTCTGGAACAGCGACGTCGTAGAGAATCGCGATGGCGTGCTGGAGGCTATTCGGTTGGCGCTTGCCGCTCGCATGTCGGAAAGAAGAAGACCCTCCCCTAACCCCTCCCGCGAAAGCGAGAGGGGGATTGAATAG
- the radA gene encoding DNA repair protein RadA, with amino-acid sequence MAKPQKRYVCQSCGSVSHRWAGQCADCAEWNTLVEEAGATVTPFQAKHNLQSGGRTMQLVGLDAEITLPERMPSGIAEFDRALGGGFVEGSATLIGGDPGIGKSTLLLQAAAKMALAGLPVAYVSGEEAADQVRLRARRLGLGHAPVMLAAATSTRDILTTLGKGTPPALLVIDSIQTMHSDLIEGAPGTVSQVRASAQELIRFAKERGTAVVLVGHVTKDGSIAGPRVLEHMVDTVLSFEGERSHQYRILRAIKNRFGGTDEIGVFAMVAEGLAEVSNPSALFLTQREEGVTGTTVFPALEGTRPVLVEIQALVVRLASGATPRRAVVGWDSGRLAMVLAVLEARCGLSFSSSEVYLNIAGGYRVADPAADLAVAAALVSALSERPLAADAVVFGELALSGEIRPVAHGALRLKEAGKLGFERALVPAAVADDKSGLTLTGFKTLGGFVEHMLGR; translated from the coding sequence ATGGCAAAACCTCAAAAACGCTACGTCTGCCAGTCCTGCGGATCGGTGTCGCACCGCTGGGCGGGGCAATGCGCCGATTGTGCCGAGTGGAACACGCTGGTCGAGGAGGCTGGGGCGACCGTTACCCCGTTCCAGGCGAAGCATAACCTCCAGTCGGGCGGACGGACGATGCAGCTCGTCGGGCTCGATGCCGAGATCACCTTGCCCGAGCGCATGCCCTCGGGGATCGCCGAGTTCGACCGTGCATTGGGTGGCGGGTTCGTTGAAGGCTCGGCAACGCTGATCGGCGGCGATCCCGGGATCGGCAAATCGACCTTGCTGTTGCAGGCTGCGGCGAAAATGGCGCTCGCCGGATTGCCCGTTGCCTACGTCTCGGGCGAAGAGGCGGCCGATCAGGTGCGGCTCCGCGCCCGGCGGCTGGGGCTTGGCCATGCGCCGGTGATGCTCGCGGCGGCGACCTCGACCCGCGACATCCTCACCACGCTGGGCAAGGGCACCCCGCCCGCTCTGCTCGTGATCGATTCGATCCAGACGATGCACAGCGACCTGATCGAAGGCGCACCCGGCACCGTCAGCCAGGTGCGTGCCTCCGCCCAGGAATTGATCCGCTTTGCCAAGGAACGCGGCACGGCGGTCGTGCTGGTCGGGCACGTGACAAAAGATGGCAGCATCGCGGGGCCGCGCGTGCTCGAACATATGGTCGATACGGTGCTGAGCTTCGAAGGCGAGCGCAGCCACCAATATCGCATCTTGCGCGCGATCAAAAATCGCTTCGGCGGCACCGACGAAATCGGCGTGTTCGCCATGGTTGCCGAGGGATTGGCCGAAGTTTCAAATCCTTCCGCGCTGTTTCTGACTCAGCGTGAGGAGGGGGTTACGGGCACGACGGTGTTCCCCGCGCTCGAAGGTACGCGCCCGGTGCTGGTTGAAATCCAGGCGCTGGTCGTGCGGCTGGCGAGTGGTGCGACCCCTCGGCGCGCGGTCGTCGGCTGGGACAGCGGGCGGCTCGCGATGGTGCTGGCCGTGCTGGAGGCACGCTGCGGCCTCAGTTTCTCGTCGAGCGAAGTCTATCTGAACATTGCGGGCGGATACCGCGTGGCCGATCCCGCCGCCGATCTTGCGGTCGCGGCGGCGTTGGTGTCGGCGTTGTCGGAACGGCCGCTCGCGGCCGATGCGGTGGTATTCGGCGAACTCGCTTTGTCGGGCGAAATCCGCCCGGTCGCGCACGGTGCGCTGCGCTTGAAGGAAGCGGGCAAATTGGGCTTCGAGCGCGCCCTCGTCCCCGCCGCAGTGGCGGACGACAAGAGCGGGCTGACGCTCACCGGCTTCAAGACGCTCGGCGGTTTCGTCGAACATATGCTGGGGCGCTGA
- a CDS encoding CvpA family protein yields the protein MNLTALDILVLLAVGGAATLGIMRGFVTEVLSLFAWVGIVFALKLFHVPLTQALTGVVGTTTGAAVLAFAILSGGTYFAGRAVANAIGARTRDSILGPVDRALGFGFGALKGLILASLAFLLVVLMTDTVGGGPTHRPEWLTSARAYPLLNETSAAIADFVDRRRKGEPVFRDAGKPRVAENSSDRP from the coding sequence ATGAACCTCACCGCGCTCGACATTCTCGTTCTGCTTGCCGTCGGTGGGGCGGCGACGCTCGGCATCATGCGCGGGTTCGTCACCGAAGTGCTGTCGCTGTTCGCCTGGGTCGGAATCGTTTTCGCGCTGAAACTGTTTCATGTGCCGTTGACCCAAGCGCTCACCGGCGTGGTTGGCACCACCACGGGTGCGGCGGTGCTGGCCTTTGCGATCTTGTCGGGCGGCACCTATTTTGCCGGGCGCGCGGTCGCCAATGCGATCGGCGCGCGCACGCGCGATTCGATCCTCGGCCCGGTCGACCGTGCGCTCGGCTTCGGCTTCGGCGCGCTGAAAGGGCTGATCCTCGCAAGCCTCGCCTTCCTGCTCGTCGTGCTGATGACCGACACGGTCGGCGGCGGCCCGACGCACCGGCCGGAATGGCTGACCTCGGCGCGGGCCTATCCCTTGCTCAACGAAACCAGCGCCGCGATCGCCGATTTCGTCGACCGCCGCCGCAAGGGCGAGCCGGTGTTCCGGGATGCCGGGAAGCCGCGCGTGGCGGAGAATTCGAGCGACCGGCCATAG
- a CDS encoding iron-sulfur cluster assembly scaffold protein encodes MNAPLYNTEILRLAATIPHQTRLPEPMATAEKRSPICGSRVTVDVNINADGRIAEIGMLVRACALGQASSSLLGAVVIGKTPDEVAAARDQLAAWLGGGGPLPDWPGFALFTPALPHSARHASIRLAFEAAAEAAQAAAAAKAPV; translated from the coding sequence ATGAACGCGCCCCTCTACAATACCGAGATTCTCCGGCTAGCGGCGACGATCCCGCATCAGACGCGTCTGCCCGAGCCGATGGCGACCGCCGAGAAGCGCTCGCCGATCTGCGGCAGCCGCGTGACGGTGGATGTCAACATCAATGCCGATGGGCGCATCGCGGAGATCGGCATGCTGGTGCGCGCCTGTGCGCTCGGGCAGGCGTCGTCGTCGCTGCTCGGCGCGGTGGTGATCGGCAAGACCCCCGACGAAGTCGCTGCCGCGCGCGATCAGCTTGCCGCCTGGCTCGGTGGGGGAGGGCCGCTCCCGGATTGGCCCGGCTTCGCGCTGTTCACCCCGGCCTTGCCGCATAGCGCGCGGCACGCCTCGATCCGGCTCGCGTTCGAAGCCGCCGCCGAAGCGGCGCAAGCCGCCGCCGCCGCAAAAGCGCCCGTATGA
- a CDS encoding cation:proton antiporter domain-containing protein has protein sequence MSESLLRDGVVLGGFALVFVLIFRRFGLGATLGYLVAGAVVGPHVLHLVGDAESMIGVAELGITLLLFIVGLELNPSRLWALRKEIFGLGLLQVLLCGLAVTGLVASVHFSTSAALVLGLPLALSSTAQVLPMLQSAGRMRTPFGERAFSILLFQDLSIVPLITLVAVLSRNPADAGGPPGWLLFLYTVAAIGGLVLAGRFLLRPLFRIIGNLGEREMFVFAALFTVIAAAAIMESLGLSTALGAFVAGVMLADSPYRHELEADVEPFRSILLGLFFVAVGMMLDLGAIAERPLFVIGMALALIATKAVIIFGIGVAFKMTWRSALALGLLLSQGGEFGFVLFAQAQRAMLIEPEAASLFGAIVTLSMVTTPFLMMITRRIREEPIKQGDREGPQADGANALIVGYGRFGQTVAQMLNAQGVPVTLIDTDIEMIDIAGEFGAKVYYGDGTRMDLLRQAGAADAELILFCMDGDQLSPDLIEGVHKAFPKASIFVRAYDRRAVIKLKGAPLDGVVREVLESAVKMGRMALQSIGVEDMEIDRTEDTYRLRDRERLRAQVEAGDIRAARGVVINQTARDGLAGENAG, from the coding sequence ATGAGCGAATCGCTGCTGCGCGACGGTGTCGTCCTTGGCGGTTTCGCGCTCGTCTTCGTCCTGATCTTCCGCCGCTTCGGCCTCGGCGCGACGCTGGGGTATCTCGTCGCCGGGGCGGTGGTCGGGCCGCATGTGCTGCATCTGGTCGGCGATGCCGAATCGATGATCGGCGTGGCCGAACTCGGCATCACGTTGCTGCTGTTCATCGTCGGCCTCGAACTGAACCCCAGTCGATTGTGGGCGCTGAGAAAGGAAATCTTCGGGCTCGGCCTGTTGCAAGTTCTGTTGTGCGGGCTGGCGGTCACCGGACTGGTCGCCTCGGTGCATTTCTCGACATCGGCGGCGCTGGTGCTCGGCCTGCCGCTGGCGCTCTCCTCCACCGCGCAGGTGCTGCCGATGCTGCAATCGGCCGGGCGCATGCGCACGCCGTTCGGCGAACGCGCCTTCTCGATCCTGTTGTTCCAGGATCTGTCGATCGTGCCGCTGATCACGTTGGTCGCGGTGCTGTCGCGCAATCCGGCCGATGCCGGCGGCCCGCCGGGTTGGCTGTTGTTCCTCTATACCGTTGCCGCGATTGGCGGACTGGTGCTGGCCGGGCGTTTCCTGCTGCGCCCCCTGTTCCGGATCATCGGCAATCTCGGCGAGCGCGAGATGTTCGTGTTTGCAGCACTCTTCACCGTCATCGCAGCGGCGGCGATCATGGAGTCGCTCGGCCTTTCCACCGCACTCGGCGCGTTCGTCGCGGGTGTGATGCTCGCCGACAGCCCGTATCGGCATGAGCTTGAGGCCGATGTCGAGCCGTTCCGCTCGATCCTGCTCGGCCTGTTCTTCGTCGCGGTCGGCATGATGCTCGATTTGGGCGCGATCGCCGAGCGGCCGCTGTTCGTGATCGGCATGGCACTGGCGTTGATCGCGACCAAGGCAGTGATCATTTTCGGCATCGGTGTTGCGTTCAAGATGACGTGGCGCAGCGCGCTCGCTTTGGGCTTGCTGCTCAGCCAGGGCGGCGAATTCGGCTTCGTGCTGTTCGCGCAGGCACAGCGCGCGATGCTGATCGAACCGGAGGCCGCCAGCCTGTTCGGCGCGATCGTAACGCTGTCGATGGTGACGACGCCGTTCCTGATGATGATCACGCGGCGCATTCGCGAGGAACCGATCAAGCAGGGCGACCGCGAAGGGCCGCAGGCGGACGGCGCGAACGCGCTGATCGTCGGCTACGGGCGTTTTGGCCAGACGGTCGCGCAGATGCTCAATGCGCAGGGCGTGCCGGTTACGCTGATCGACACCGATATCGAGATGATCGACATCGCGGGCGAGTTCGGCGCCAAGGTTTATTATGGCGACGGCACGCGGATGGATTTGCTGCGCCAGGCGGGCGCGGCCGACGCAGAACTGATCCTGTTCTGCATGGATGGCGACCAGCTCTCGCCGGATTTGATCGAGGGTGTGCACAAGGCTTTCCCGAAGGCGTCGATCTTCGTGCGCGCCTATGACCGGCGCGCGGTGATCAAGCTGAAGGGCGCCCCGCTCGACGGCGTGGTGCGTGAAGTGCTCGAATCAGCGGTGAAGATGGGGCGGATGGCGCTCCAGAGCATCGGCGTCGAGGATATGGAGATCGACCGTACCGAAGACACCTATCGCCTCCGCGACAGGGAGCGGCTGCGCGCGCAGGTCGAGGCGGGCGACATTCGCGCGGCGCGTGGTGTCGTCATCAACCAGACGGCGCGCGATGGGTTGGCCGGGGAGAATGCGGGATGA
- a CDS encoding DUF423 domain-containing protein: protein MNWIAVLAALSGAIAVGAGAFGAHGASGQAQEWLKTGAHYQLIHAVAALVALRMEARGPAWLFIGGGALFAGTLYLMALGAPRWFGAITPIGGAMLIAGWLWLAWAARG from the coding sequence ATGAACTGGATCGCGGTATTGGCGGCGCTGTCGGGCGCGATTGCAGTGGGCGCGGGCGCATTCGGCGCGCATGGCGCGAGCGGTCAGGCGCAGGAGTGGCTCAAGACCGGCGCGCACTATCAACTGATCCACGCGGTCGCGGCGCTGGTCGCGCTGCGGATGGAGGCGCGCGGCCCGGCGTGGCTGTTCATCGGCGGCGGCGCACTGTTCGCGGGGACGCTGTACCTGATGGCACTCGGCGCGCCGCGCTGGTTCGGGGCGATCACGCCGATCGGCGGGGCTATGCTGATTGCAGGGTGGCTGTGGCTAGCTTGGGCGGCGCGGGGGTAA
- a CDS encoding DUF2256 domain-containing protein, with protein sequence MPNGIAKTNLPTKTCPVCQRPFAWRKKWARDWDNVVYCSDRCRKTGL encoded by the coding sequence ATGCCCAACGGCATCGCCAAGACGAACCTGCCCACCAAGACCTGCCCGGTCTGTCAGCGCCCCTTTGCGTGGCGCAAGAAATGGGCGCGCGATTGGGACAATGTCGTTTACTGCTCGGACCGGTGTCGCAAGACCGGGCTGTAG
- the aroB gene encoding 3-dehydroquinate synthase, protein MTTIPVSLGARSYDVVIEAGLLSRAADWLAPLSRGRTMAIVTDENVLPHLATLQAALTAAGVASEAIVLPPGESTKSWAQLEALTDRLLDLGVERGDHVIALGGGVIGDLVGFACSILKRGCGFVQIPTTLLAQVDSSVGGKTAINSRAGKNLIGAFHQPALVLIDPQVLDTLPVRQVRAGYAEVVKYGLIDDPAFFDWCEANAAALIAGDPAAREHAIAHSVAAKARIVAEDERETTGARALLNLGHTFGHALEAEAGFSNRLLHGEAVAAGMALAFGYSAAHGLARAADAERVAAHLRSVGLPDGATAAGISADGETLVAHMLHDKKMDAGTLPFLLARGIGGTFLDKSVDLADVRVFLDGD, encoded by the coding sequence ATGACGACGATTCCGGTTTCGCTGGGTGCGCGCAGTTACGATGTGGTGATCGAAGCGGGGCTGCTCTCCCGCGCCGCCGACTGGCTCGCGCCCTTGTCGCGCGGTCGGACGATGGCGATCGTGACCGACGAGAATGTGCTGCCGCACCTCGCGACGCTGCAAGCCGCGCTCACCGCCGCCGGGGTGGCAAGCGAAGCAATCGTGCTGCCGCCGGGCGAATCGACCAAGAGCTGGGCGCAATTGGAGGCGCTGACCGACCGGCTGCTCGATCTCGGCGTGGAGCGTGGCGATCATGTGATAGCGCTCGGCGGCGGGGTGATCGGCGATCTGGTCGGCTTTGCGTGCAGCATCCTGAAGCGCGGCTGCGGCTTCGTGCAAATCCCGACGACGCTGCTCGCGCAAGTCGATTCGTCGGTCGGCGGCAAGACCGCGATCAATTCGCGGGCTGGGAAGAATCTGATCGGCGCGTTCCATCAGCCCGCCTTGGTGCTGATCGATCCGCAAGTGCTCGACACCTTGCCGGTGCGGCAAGTCCGTGCGGGCTATGCCGAGGTCGTGAAATACGGCCTGATCGACGACCCCGCGTTCTTCGACTGGTGCGAGGCGAATGCCGCAGCGCTGATCGCAGGCGACCCGGCGGCCCGCGAACATGCCATCGCGCATTCGGTCGCCGCCAAGGCGCGCATCGTCGCCGAGGACGAGCGCGAGACGACGGGTGCGCGGGCGCTGCTGAACCTCGGCCACACTTTCGGCCATGCGCTGGAGGCGGAAGCGGGCTTTTCCAACCGGTTGCTTCACGGCGAAGCGGTTGCCGCCGGGATGGCGCTGGCGTTCGGCTATTCGGCTGCACACGGTCTGGCGCGCGCTGCGGACGCCGAGCGCGTCGCCGCGCATCTGCGCTCGGTGGGATTGCCCGATGGCGCGACGGCGGCGGGGATCAGCGCGGACGGCGAGACGCTGGTGGCGCATATGCTGCACGACAAGAAGATGGATGCCGGGACGCTTCCCTTCCTGCTGGCGCGGGGGATTGGCGGGACGTTTCTGGATAAGTCGGTCGATCTGGCGGATGTGCGGGTGTTTTTGGACGGCGACTGA
- a CDS encoding shikimate kinase, with protein sequence MMQSPASPQPETPRWTGQPIVLVGLMGAGKSTVGRRLATRLGLPFVDADTEIETAAGMSIPDIFERFGEPYFRDGERRVIARLMNGEKRVIATGGGAFVDPDTRAAILARGFAVWLDAKPAVLADRVSRRDTRPLLRGRDPLAVLEELARVRNPFYALAPVRVSSQRAPHDATVNTILKALGQL encoded by the coding sequence ATGATGCAAAGCCCTGCCTCCCCGCAACCCGAAACACCGCGCTGGACCGGTCAACCGATCGTGCTGGTCGGGCTGATGGGCGCGGGCAAATCGACCGTCGGGCGCCGCTTGGCGACGCGGCTCGGCTTGCCCTTCGTCGATGCCGATACCGAAATCGAAACCGCTGCCGGTATGTCAATCCCCGATATCTTCGAACGTTTCGGAGAACCCTATTTCCGCGACGGCGAACGCCGTGTGATCGCGCGGCTGATGAACGGGGAGAAGCGCGTGATCGCCACCGGCGGCGGCGCGTTCGTCGATCCCGATACGCGCGCAGCGATCCTCGCGCGGGGCTTTGCGGTTTGGCTCGATGCCAAGCCTGCGGTGCTCGCCGACCGTGTTTCGCGCCGTGACACACGCCCGTTGCTGCGCGGGCGCGACCCGCTCGCCGTACTCGAGGAACTGGCGCGCGTGCGCAACCCGTTCTACGCGCTGGCACCGGTCCGCGTCTCCAGCCAGCGCGCGCCGCACGACGCGACGGTCAACACCATCCTGAAAGCCCTCGGCCAGTTATGA